From the Scatophagus argus isolate fScaArg1 chromosome 21, fScaArg1.pri, whole genome shotgun sequence genome, one window contains:
- the ubtd1b gene encoding ubiquitin domain-containing protein 1 codes for MGGCVGRYWDGWEDTQSRGSSRNGGRGARNEPLKKDRPKWKSDYPMTEGQLRSKRDEFWDTAPAFEGRKEIWDALKAAAVALECNDHELAQAIVDGASITLPHGTLTECYDELGNRYQLPVYCLAPPVNLISERSEEDPSDSPEPPVAPKKEFQLKVRLSTGKDLRLSASMADTIGQLKKQLQAQDDIDAAHQRWFFSGKLLTDKTRLQDTKIQKDFVIQVIVNPQALQAQPTTTSSPASE; via the exons ATGGGAGGATGTGTGGGGAGATACTGGGATGGCTGGGAAGACACACAGAGCCGAGGCTCGTCCAGGAACGGTGGCCGAGGAG CACGTAACGAGCCCCTGAAGAAAGATCGTCCCAAGTGGAAGAGCGACTACCCGATGACAGAGGGCCAGCTAAGGAGCAAGCGAGACGAGTTCTGGGACACAGCGCCAGCCTTCGAGGGCCGCAAGGAGATCTGGGATGCCCTTAAAGCTGCAGCTGTGGCCCTGGAATGTAACGACCACGAGCTGGCTCAGGCCATAGTGGACGGAGCCAGCATCACGCTGCCACACG GTACTCTCACAGAGTGTTACGACGAACTCGGGAACCGCTACCAGCTGCCCGTCTACTGTTTGGCTCCACCGGTGAACCTTATCTCAGAGCGCAGCGAAGAGGACCCCAGCGACAGCCCCGAACCCCCTGTAGCACCCAAGAAAGAATTCCAGCTCAAG GTACGGCTCTCCACAGGCAAGGACCTGCGCCTCAGCGCCAGCATGGCCGACACCATAGGGCAACTGAAGAAGCAGCTGCAGGCCCAGGATGACATTGATGCTGCCCACCAGCGTTGGTTCTTCTCCGGGAAGCTGCTCACGGACAAGACTCGGCTGCAAGATACTAAGATCCAGAAGGACTTTGTCATTCAGGTCATTGTCAACCCACAAGCCCTCCAAGCCCAACCCACCACCACCTCGTCACCTGCATCTGAATAA
- the mms19 gene encoding MMS19 nucleotide excision repair protein homolog: MAADSALLLSLVEEYVSGLQDSKAKDTATGVKDGQFTILQLVEALGLNLTSSQPHTRARGVQLLSEVLQECYGVLTEREVEVLIAFYENRLKDHYVVTPPVLQGLKALTKCTVLPPGSAVSMLRSLFQDVHVQSLMLPERACVYNMLINLMETREDELKGLGADFVFGFVQSMDGERDPRNLLLAFQVAKNIIYRGYDLGKFTEELFEVTSCYFPIDFTPPPNDPHGITREELVLTLRDVLTGTPQFAEFLLPLIIEKLDSDVLSAKLDSLQTLAACVSQYEHKDLAEFLEGLWASLRREVFQTSSEKIESAGLAALTAITSCLSRSVLNSDSEDSLCSFLDLVLKDCKHHLCEPDLKLVWPSAKLLQAACSASIRASHIITSAVMPSIIEQYNSRTQCSHRRTLLEVVQRFIQSVKTQQSSENEESVLLALRSALCCIVFAALMESNASLQITAASVLTSLAQHTALLSDSDIELAVAHLTKLLLTEEDDRVSLAVVECVGALAELHPAAFITKMIPRLKQEMFSESMDQDNNGEASEKHSHHAVRQRCLSALAAMSIQPSVVQESTPVLMEVLSSAHTGSVGFSVEDVVLACRSLQRIAEQVQDTEETGRCFHDIIIPRLLSLALQAALQGEDSSGVRSPLLEEVVLSAMVPVISTSCSRLQPTLAGQTAARAASLFLDGDVSFLPDNSFPSHMQLLKRQQGDSWSQSQMVCLLMGCVCSLPRSVEVPQMDHLLSQLEEMSCTCSHPLSYTSAAKCFAGLINKRAQGDSLDSLIEKTRKRVCSELDSAASTVRTQAFTLMIWVAKALLLRYHPLSTALTDKLFSLLDDSELGPMAADGFSLLMSDSADVLNRSCHADVRIMYRQRFFSENSAKLVQGFNAAPEEKKPNYLKALSNIVNKLPKQVQVTELPALLSLLLEALSCPDRGVQLSTLACLQPVLMDPPPALIQQLEALVSRLLALTSSPAMDVRIASLRCIHAVSHFPTHEVLPFRARVLRALARPLDDRKRLVRSEAVQARTEWFLLGSPGGR, from the exons ATGGCTGCGGATAGTGCCTTGCTGCTGTCTCTGGTGGAAGAATATGTCTCGGGACTACAGGACAGCAAGGCCAAAGATACAGCAACAG GTGTCAAAGATGGACAGTTTACAATATTACAGCTAGTGGAAGCATTGGG ACTGAACCTGACCAGCTCTCAGCCTCACACTCGAGCCAGAGGAGTTCAGCTTCTTTCTGAAGTTTTACAGGAGTGCTATGGAGTTCTTACGGAGAGAGAAG TGGAAGTGCTCATTGCCTTCTATGAAAACCGTCTAAAAGACCATTACGTTGTCACACCGCCTGTTTTACAGGGGCTCAAAGCCCTG ACAAAATGTACAGTGTTGCCTCCTGGCTCAGCGGTATCCATGCTGAGGTCGTTGTTCCAGGATGTTCATGTTCAG tctctGATGCTTCCAGAGAGAGCTTGTGTCTACAATATGCTCATCAACCTCATGGAGACCAGAGAAGACG AACTGAAGGGTTTGGGCGCAgactttgtgtttggttttgtccAGTCaatggatggagagagggatCCCCGCAACCTCCTGTTAGCTTTCCAGGTTGCCAAGAACATAATCTACAGAGGTTATGATTTAG GTAAATTCACAGAGGAGCTGTTCGAAGTGACGTCCTGCTATTTCCCTATCGACTTCACCCCC CCTCCCAATGACCCACATGGCATCACCAGAGAGGAGCTCGTTCTGACGCTGAGGGACGTCCTCACCGGGACGCCGCAGTTTGCTGAG TTTCTGTTACCTCTCATCATCGAAAAGTTGGACTCTGATGTTCTGAGTGCGAAGCTGGACTCGCTGCAGACTCTG GCTGCTTGTGTGTCACAATACGAACACAAGGACTTGGCAGAGTTCCTTGAGGGACTGTGGGCGTCGCTGCGCAGAGAG gtGTTTCAGACATCTAGTGAGAAGATTGAGTCTGCTGGCCTCGCTGCTCTTACCGcaatcacttcctgtctgtcacgCTCAGTCCTCAACTCTGACTCTGAAGACTCCCTCTGCAGCTTCCTGGATCTTGTTCTCAAAG ACTGCAAACATCACCTGTGTGAGCCGGACCTGAAGCTCGTGTGGCCCAGCGCCAAGCTGCTACAGGCCGCCTGCAGCGCCTCCATCAGGGCGAGCCACATCATAACTTCCGCTGTTATGCCCTCCATCATTGAGCAGTACAACAGCAGAACGCAG TGTTCCCACAGACGAACGTTACTGGAGGTGGTGCAGCGATTCATCCAATCAGTTAAAACCCAGCAGTCTTCAGAGAACG AAGAGAGTGTGCTTTTAGCCTTGCGTTCCGCTCTGTGCTGCATCGTGTTTGCGGCTCTGATGGAGAGTAATGCCAGTCTGCAGATCACAGCCGCGTCTGTGCTCACCTCGCTAGCTCAACACACAG CTCTCCTGTCGGACTCTGATATTGAACTGGCTGTAGCTCACCTGACCAAACTGTTGCTGACAGAGGAGGACGACAGAGTCAG TCTTGCTGTGGTGGAGTGTGTCGGAGCCTTAGCAGAGCTGCACCCGGCAGCCTTTATCACTAAAATGATCCCAAGGCTGAAGCAGGAGATGTTTTCTG AGTCTATGGATCAAGACAACAACGGAGAAGCTTCTGAGAAACATTCCCATCATGCAGTGCGCCAGCGGTGTTTGTCAGCTCTGGCTGCGATGTCCATCCAACCCAGTGTTGTACAGGAGAGCACACCTGTCCTCATGGAGGTCCtcagctcagcacacacag gTAGCGTAGGTTTTTCAGTGGAGGATGTGGTGTTGGCGTGTCGCAGCCTCCAAAGAATAGCAGAGCAGGTTCAGGACACTGAGGAGACCGGACGATGCTTCCATGACATCATCATCCCGCGCCTGCTGTCTCTGGCTCTGCAGGCAGCACTGCAGG GCGAGGACTCGTCTGGTGTTCGTAGTCCCCTTCTGGAGGAGGTGGTCCTGTCTGCCATGGTCCCTGTCATCAGTACTTCCTGCTCCAGGCTGCAGCCCAC GTTGGCGGGACAGACGGCAGCACGGGCTGCGTCTCTCTTCCTGGATGgtgatgtttcatttttgccTGACAACTCCTTCccttcacacatgcagctgctCAAG AGGCAGCAGGGGGACTCGTGGAGCCAGTCCCAGATGGTTTGTCTGCTCatgggatgtgtgtgttcattaccTCGCAGT GTGGAGGTGCCTCAGATGGATCACCTGCTGTCACAGCTGGAGGAGATGAGCTGCACCTGCAGCCACCCGCTGTCGTACACCTCGGCTGCAAAGTGCTTTGCTGGCCTGATTAATAAAAGAGCACAGG GTGATTCCCTTGACAGCCTCATCGAGAAGACGAGGAAGAGAGTGTGCAGTGAGTTGGACTCCGCGGCTTCAACCGTACGCACTCAGGCTTTCACCCTCATGATCTGG GTTGCCAAGGCTCTGCTTCTCAGATACCACCCCCTGTCCACAGCTCTGACTGACAAG CTCTTCTCCCTCCTCGATGACTCTGAACTGGGTCCGATGGCAGCAGACGGCTTCTCGCTGCTGATGAGCGACTCTGCAGACGTCCTGAACCGTAGTTGCCATGCTGATGTTCGCATCATGTACCGCCAGCGCTTCTTCAGCGAGAATTCAGCCAAGTTGGTCCAAGGCTTCAACGCTGCACCGGAAG AGAAGAAGCCCAACTACCTGAAGGCTCTGTCTAACATAGTCAACAAACTGCCCAAGCAGGTTCAAGTCACTGAACTACCAGCG ctcttgtctctgctgctggaggccTTGTCATGTCCTGACCGGGGCGTCCAGCTGTCCACCCTGGCCTGCCTGCAGCCCGTCCTCATGGACCCACCACCGGCACTCATACAGCAGCTCGAGGCTTTGGTCAGCAGGCTGCTGGCCCTCACCTCTAGTCCAGCCATG GATGTGAGGATTGCCTCATTGCGGTGCATTCATGCTGTTTCCCACTTCCCCACACATGAG gTGCTGCCGTTCCGGGCCCGAGTGCTGCGAGCTCTGGCCCGACCTCTGGACGACAGGAAGAGGCTGGTGAGGAGCGAGGCGGTTCAGGCGAGAACAGAGTG GTTCCTGTTAGGAAGTCCTGGGGGGAGGTGA
- the zdhhc16b gene encoding palmitoyltransferase ZDHHC16B: MRLGSSWRWQLSRAMRLALRWCRLCRPQRGSRGLGSKPGITDRLSELWSYSKLLLKSLYFNSLTNSDTLLDCAFEPVYWIVDNVTRWFGVVFVCLVILLTTSVVIIVYLFVLPTILSAYPVHWAVWHLCCGHWLLVMVVFHYYKATTTSPGHPPKDKIHIPSVSICKKCITAKPARTHHCSICNICVLKMDHHCPWLNNCVGHFNHRYFFSFCLYMTLGCIYCSISSRNLFLDAYSAIERYYQTPPPTETFRESTAHKCIIFLWVLTSSVAVALGGLTLWHVTLISRGETSVERHINRKETKRLREVGKVFKNPYHHGRLNNWKLLFGVEKRSHWFTRVLLPSSHLPNEDGIMWDCTFTRRDPMAI; encoded by the exons ATGCGTTTgggcagcagctggaggtggCAGCTCTCCCGGGCCATGCGACTAGCGCTGCGCTGGTGCCGGCTGTGCCGCCCACAGAGAGGGAGCCGAGGCCTGGGTTCGAAGCCCGGGATCACCGACAGGCTTTCGGAGCTGTGGAGCTACAGCAAACTGCTGCTCAAGTCACTGTACTTCAACAGCCTCACCAACTCGGATACTCTGCTGGACTGTGCCTTTGAACCCGTCTACTGGATTGTGGACAATGTGACCCGCTGGTTTGGAGTG gtgtTTGTCTGTCTAGTCATACTGCTAACAACATCAGTTGTGATCATCGTCTACCTGTTCGTCTTACCCACGATCCTCAGCGCTTACCCTGTTCACTGGGCTGTCTGGCACCTCTGCTGTGGCCACTGGCTTCTCGTCATGGTGGTCTTCCATTACTACAAggccaccaccacctcccctgGACACCCGCCCAAG GACAAAATTCATATTCCCTCAGTGTCCATCTGTAAGAAATGCATCACTGCCAAACCAGCCAGGACGCACCACTGTAGCATCTGCAACAT ATGTGTTTTGAAGATGGACCACCATTGTC CCTGGTTGAACAACTGTGTGGGACATTTCAACCACCGctacttcttctccttctgcctgtACATGACGCTGGGCTGCATCtactgcagcatcagcagcaggaactTGTTTCTGGATGCTTATAGTGCTATAGAG AGATACTATCAGACCCCTCCTCCAACCGAAACCTTTAGAGAGTCCACCGCTCACAAGTGTATCATCTTCCTGTGGGTTCTGACCAG CTCAGTGGCAGTAGCTCTGGGAGGACTCACCCTGTGGCACGTCACACTCATCAGCAGAGGAGAGACGAGCGTGGAGCGGCACATCAACCGCAAAGAGACCAAAAGACTGCGGGAGGTGGGCAAG GTGTTCAAAAATCCATATCATCATGGTAGACTGAACAATTGGAAGTTActgtttggtgtggaaaaaaggAG TCACTGGTTCACGCGGGTCCTCTTGCCCTCCAGCCATCTTCCAAACGAAGACGGCATCATGTGGGACTGCACCTTCACCAGAAGAGACCCCATGGCCATCTGA